The genomic DNA TTGGCAGCTTCCTCAATGTCGTGATTTATCGGTTGCCCGGCATCCTGGAACGGGACTGGGAGGCGCAGTGCCGCGAACTGCTTGACTTGCCGCCGGCAGGCGCCGGGAAACAGCCGTACGGCCTGGTCGTTCCGCGTTCGTTCTGTCCGGCATGCGATTACCGTATCCCCGCCTGGCAGAATATTCCCGTGTTGAGTTACCTGCTTCTGGGAGGGCGCTGTTATGCCTGCCGTAGCCGCATCCCGGTACGTTATCCGCTGGTGGAATTGGCGGGCGGGGCCGTCGCGGCGCTGGCCGCCTGGCGTTTCGGCTTTGGCGGGGAGGCCTTGCTGGCGGCGCTTTTCGGCTGGTCCCTGCTCTGTCTGGCCGTAATTGACCTGAAGCACCGTCTGCTCCCGGACGTTATTACCCTGCCGCTGCTGTGGCTGGGGCTCGCGGTCAACCTGGGGGGCGTGTTCGCCGGCCTGGATGCCGCGGTGAAAGGCGCCATTGGCGGGTACCTGGTTCTGTGGCTGTTGTTCCACGCTTTTCGGCTCTGTACCGGCAAGGAGGGGATGGGGTACGGCGATTTCAAATTGTTGGCGGCGACCGGAGCCTGGCTCGGTTGGCAATCGTTGCCGCCGGTCCTGTTTTTGGCCGCCTTGCTGGGCTCCTTGGCGGGGGTCGCCATTGCCTTGCGGAACCGCTTCTGGGACC from Gammaproteobacteria bacterium includes the following:
- a CDS encoding A24 family peptidase; translated protein: MPIFSFFVANPGAWVGACAVLGLIVGSFLNVVIYRLPGILERDWEAQCRELLDLPPAGAGKQPYGLVVPRSFCPACDYRIPAWQNIPVLSYLLLGGRCYACRSRIPVRYPLVELAGGAVAALAAWRFGFGGEALLAALFGWSLLCLAVIDLKHRLLPDVITLPLLWLGLAVNLGGVFAGLDAAVKGAIGGYLVLWLLFHAFRLCTGKEGMGYGDFKLLAATGAWLGWQSLPPVLFLAALLGSLAGVAIALRNRFWDRDMQMPFGPFLALAGWVALLWGEGIRWTGM